tatttagatattttattgtCTCCTGAGTCTGTGGTAAGTGATATATTTCTGgttatttgtccattttatttaaagtttcaCCTTTATTGGCctaaagttgttcataatagctTCTGTTGTTTTATTAATAATGCTACAATGTCTGTAATATGTAGTAcctttttatatttctgaaattatttgtaCCTTCTCAGTTGTCTTGATATTTGCCAGACTTAGTGAGTTTTATCATTCTTTTCAAAGTCCCAATATTTGACTTGTTGAGCAGTTTGAAACTGAACTGCAAATCCACAAGAGTTGATATATGATTTTACAGAGTTTTTTTTTCACCACTCTGCTTGGCTCTAAAGCAGTTTTTCTTGCATTCCTGGGCCTTGGGGGTATCACTCTTTTTCACCCCAGTTTTAGAGAGGGAATGTATCCTTATAGCCCCCACATGCTGGACATCCCCTGAGCTAGATGTCTGTCAAAGCTGAAGATGTCAAAACCAATGCTCAAATTCACCCAAATCTGCAAATACCACTGGGGACAAAAGCAATCTCAGGGTTCTGCCCAGCTCTCCGGATTCCTGCCCTCACTTGACTCCAGCCCGATAAAATCTTACGCTTACTATTAATAGCTGTATGATGattttaggaatttttaaaaaacattttattcagtatTATCATCACTTTCAAAGGAACATTGGTCCAGATATTTAACCAGCCTTATCATCATAAATTTGCATAAATTCAGTAATGCTCTTTGTTTTAAACAATATGAAAGTTTTAAAcaatatgaaatataattttggGTCAGTTTGAATGCTTTCTGCATTGATTCTATTGACGTGCTATCGATGTTTTATTAAATTCTATTGATGTCTGATATTACCGCTACTACTTCTGCTTTTATCATTTGCACGGCCAATTTTTTCCCACATCTTTACTTtcaattatttcattctgtttccttttaagTGTATCTTTTATAATAGCAAAtagctggatttcttttattattgCCAAATCTAGAAGTCTGTGACTTTTACGTTTTACTTTTATATGTTCATAAATATTGAGTGATATGCTTGGACTTATTTTTACCATAATATTCagcatttttatttagaaaatccaccctccccactcccctccccccgaCAACACACATGCTCTTACTCCACTTGATTACTcagggttgttttttctttgtcattgctccatttgatttttttctttaatggtatGGGAGTGATATATTTCTActattctattcagttcagtcgatcagtcatgtctgattctttgcaaccccatgaaccacagcttgccaggcctccctgtccatcccaactcccggagtccacccaaacccatgtccattgaatcagtgatgccatccaaccatctcatcctctgtcatccccttctcctcctgccctcgatcttttccagaatcagggtcttttcaaatgagtcagctcttcgcatcaggtggccaaagtattggagtttcagcttcaacatcagtcctaccaatgaacacccaggactgatctcctttaggatggactggttggatctctttgcagctatttttaaatgtttacctcATACTGtaatttttctattatccaaTGTGAGTCTACATCCGGTtctctgaaaaagagaaaagaaaatcttagcTCTTGGAGTTTAGTTCCACATTATACTGATTGTTTGCAAAGTAATCCCTGCTTATTTAGACATAACAATAAATGTTATTGGTCAGTTACGTCATCGTTCTAACAGTTGACATCTGTCGACTTTGTGTTTCCTTGTATATCCAAAAGTATCTTTACATTTGGATTATATTTTGATTAAGTGTAAAATTCTAGGTTGGTAAAATTGTTTTTCAGATGATAAAACCAGTTTATTGCTTGGGAGCTAGAATCTCTGCCAAATGACTTTGAGATACattggtagatgaatggatatttCTCTGGCAAAAATGGTCACATGGACTGAAGACCCTGTTCTGACTTTGGTGCTTCTGTTGTGGTTATGTAGGGTCATGTAAACATGTAAAACACTGAAGTGCTAGGTTTCATTCCCAGCTTTCAGACACGGAATCTGTTTCTTTCCCGCTTCTCACTGCCACTGGCTGCCACTACCAGCCCTCCACACCAGCTCTGCTTTCTGCTGTCAGATGCAGAGGAGCCAAGGCTGGCTGCTGGGACTGGAGGTTCATAGGTCTTTTGCTTCTCACACTACACGATCCCTTtaggaaaatagaaaatccaTAGAGGCCTCAGAATCCTCCAGAGGAATTATGGAGTGGTGGTGGAAAGTGGGAGAGAAACACATTATGTGTCTGAAAGCTGGGAATGAAACCTAGCACTACAGTGTTTTCAGTGGATCACAATACATTTAGTAGGAAATATACATTTCCTACATTTGTATGCATTTCCTATGTTTGTATATTTCCTACTAACAAGAACATGACCCTACATAACCACAATAGAAGCATCAAAGTCAAGAAGTTAATGTTACTTTCATCTAATACTCAGATCCTATTTAATTTTCAGCTATGGTCCCAATAATTACAAGCCAGTTATTTTATGGGATCTCTCTCAATTttgttttgtctgatattttcATGTGATTAGATTCAGGTTATACATCTCTGACAAGAGAATCACAGAAGTGATTATGTGTTCTTCCCTTTGCATCTTGTCAGGTGATGTATGACTGATTTATCCCTTACAGGAGATGTTGATTTTGATTACTTAAGATGGTGTCTGCCAGGCAGCTCCACTACAGTTCTTTTACCCTTGTAATTAATAAGTATTTTGTGCAGAGGTAAGTATTTGAAACTATATAAAGATTCCATACCCTATCTAAACTCTGACTTACTTTTATCAGTAAGAACTCatgatttccttttttcatttaatagcTTATCATCCATTATATTAATGCTCAGAATGTTCCAGATTTGGCTGGTTGGAGTTCCTTCAAGCTAGCTTCTGTGTCCTTTTGATATGATCTTTCCTCGATacattctttgctttctggtacACGATGTCCCAGCCCTAGAATTGATTTCTCCAAGAAGCCTTGgggttttttgttgctgttgtcattGACAATGTCGTTGAGAATGTTATTTAGAATCCAAGGTCTAGGCACAAAGCTCTTATTGCTTCCATGCTACTACTGCCCCCCAAACCCTCTCAGAAGACACATCTACATccatctgtttctttctccttctttaatattatttggctgtgtcaaatcttagttgtggcatgcgggattgctgatcttcattgtggcatgcgaactctttagttgtggcatgtgggatctagttccctgaccaaggatcaaacctgggccccctgcattgggagcttcgTGCCTTGGCCACTGGGTCACCACAGAAGTCCTCATAtctatttatttctgtgtttatgtAGATCTATTGAAAACCAGGAACACATGCCAATACCTCCTGTTCCAATTCACCAGAGTTCCTTCTTGCGTTCTCCCGTTCCACGAAACACTCTTCTCCAACAGTGAGAAACGTGGCTCATGCTGTTGATTGTCGCAGCCCCAACAGTTCTCACACACATATTATGCCTTCCTCATCCTGCTCAGGCTGTGAGACTGCACTGGGCGGGCCCCTATGTGCACGTCTTCACCTCCCCACTCAAGCCAACCCCCCCGCCCTGGCTGCCTCCGCGGCAGGTGGCCTCCTCACCCTACTTGGGCTCCCCCGATAGCAGAGTCTTCCCCCTGTTGTAGATGCCCTTCTCACAGCACTCAGGCTCTAACAGCCCAGGTTGAGCTGGTCACACGTGTAGATGCCCTCTTGATTCTGTGTGAGTCGATTCTCCACACAAGACACAAACACAGTGGATTCGtagatgcccttttcattctgTGAGTTGATTCTCCAcgtaagacacacacacacccagaggaTTTGATAAGCCATACCAAGCCACCTACCTGGTGGATGCTCTCCTCATGCTGACACCCCTCCCTGCCCCGAATCAAGCTGTCCCCTTTATGAGCTCCCACCTCACTCACTCCCTTTGACAGCCCACATGTCTTCTTGCCTCTGAGGATGCCTTTCATATTCTCCAACCCTACATCAGGCTTCCGACCCCAATGGACACTTCTCACCCAGCAGGGCCCTAACACACCACAGCAGGCTACAGCCCTGTGTGGATACCTCCTCATTCTGTTCAGTCTCACATCCAAGCTGGGCCAGTTCTATGCATGGCCTCCCTCCTCTCACTTGAGCTCTGACATCCATGACAGCCTCCAGCATGAATGCGTAACTTGCTCTGCTCTACATGGCATGAGGGCTGAAATCACTGGCATGAGAGCAAAGGGAAAAGGGGAGCTCCAGGAATAGTAACTGTATCGAGACcctttttcatgaaatgttttaGTAACACAATACAATGTATGAGTGTACTGGGTCATACTGTGAAACACTTTACTGTGGGTCTCAAGCAAGGTTTGAAGGCCAGTGACCTAGGAAGGCTCTAGAATGATGGTACAGTAGCACCCCACTTAATACATCATTGTTCTCCAGACTGCTGTGTCAGGACAGACCCTATCACTTGCGTGTGCACCCTATCCCAAAGGACACAGCTTCTAGGACAAGAGATGTGACTTCGGTAGGCCACTGAGTCACAGACCTGGGTTCTAGCCCTGCTTCAGCCAATCACTAGACAAGCACTCCAGTTACCTGATACATgaaaatgcagaggacatggtgTGTACTTCTCTCCCAAAGTATAAAATCAGGTAGTCATGAAAAGTGCTTCAAAAACTACAATTACAATAACTGGCATTTAAGGATGCGTCAATCTGAATCTTTGTGAAATGCACACCTAATAGATAAAGGAACTGAAGCTTAAGGTTAGGTGGATGGATGAACCAGTATTTGAATCCAGATCAGTCCATTAGACTCCACCCCCAATCATTAAATGCTACTTTTCTGCATGAAGTTACTGCATTAGAGGCGAAGGAACATCTGTGTTGCTATCagatcagtcagtcatgtccgactctttgagaccccatgaatcgcagcacaccaggcctccctgtccatcaccatctcccagagagaATGCACTGTGTTGTTATAGAGTTTGAATTACTTATACGGAGAATGAATCTCTTTATTATTCCCTTTTAATATAACTTGTGAAAGTTCTGAGTCTTGTAGCAGCCCCCCTTTTCTatgtaaatagttttaaaatacagGAATCTGAGACAAAAAGGGGCCACTCTGAAATGCCAGTGGAGGGACCTGGTGCAGGGTCCCTGGGTGGCACAGTCATTCTTTAGCTGTGAGATGGCAGCCAAGGTGAGGCCCTTGCATGAAGCAGGTGATGGAtaaatatgttgaataaatgatGAAACTCCAACTAGAAGTCTtttatctacttaaaataattgtaatatatattgGAACTATATGcaaccttgttctgtattttccaagtctcctgtaaatgtgttatcatactttcataatttaaaaaatttttttttaaaaaaggaatgaatgagaGCCTGGCTAGGGCTAGAACCCTAGCAGCTTGGTGGGGTAGGGAAACAGGCTGAGCTGTGGCCCTCAGCACCAAGGTGAGGGGCTGTCAAGAGGGGCCTGAAGAGCTTGTGCTCTGGGCAGCTGGAGGGGGCCAAGCAGAGACAGAGACCAAGTGTGGGTGGGCATGAGCAGAGTGTTCTTCACAAGACCATAAAAGtccaccttaaatgtaaatgctaAACAGCAaccttcttcctcctgcccccaaagtgGAAATCCTCAGAGCAGCAGATTGTTCTGGTCACGGACAAGTGGGCAGGACAGGGAACAGACTGAGCCACATGGGGAAGAGAAGCAGCAGAGGAAAGTGCACGTTCAACCCCATGAACACATTACCACTGTAGACATGCATACCAGCCAGAGATCAGAAACCTCACCAAGCCACCCTTGGTCCCTGCAGGTTTCTCCTCAGCAGGGGAAGACCTGTGCATGGGAGGGGCTCTTCACCCTCGCCAGGGACAGGACTATGGTGGACCAGAGCAGGTGCAGACAGTACAGGAACCCAGATTCTAGCCCAGTGGCAGTTTTTATTCCTTAGGAACAAAGATAGGTAGGTAAGAAACTCCAAAAGGAAACAGGAGCATGAATGACCAAATGACACGGGGGTGGCATGGCTCAGGAGTTAGATGGACGGCGCACTCCACAGTGGACCTGGTCATGCCCTGGTTCTCGGATCAACATCCACCCCATCCCCAAGTGCCCACTGCAAAGGTAGGGGGTGGGTCAGAGAGCTGAAAAGCGTCCCTACTGTACACAAAGGAGATGAATGTACCTGTGTGTTCCGAGAGGCCTCTCAGGGACACCAAAACCTCCCTCTCAAGAATGGAGGTAGACAGATCAGAATGTCTGGGTAGCACAGACAACCTGAAAGTAGTGTCACGGGGCCCTGTGTGGCTGACAGGACCTGTGCTCCAATGGGACTGCAAGGGACACAAGAGCTGGCCAAGGCAGGTCCACATCAATCTTGCCAGAGTGGGCCCAGAACAGCTATTTCTATTCACTTCAAAGAAGCCTGGCGATGCTGAATCAGAAGCCATTATCCTTTTGCCAGGAGATTTACCTCTATCCCCTTTTCTGGCAGAATTGTACCCCCTGCAAGTCTGGTTCTCTAGAGAACAAATGGGCAAAGAACAAGGAAAAACCTTGTCCTACTCTCACACCTCCTGTGACATGACAGCTTCTACTGTAGCACAAACTCCCAAGAACAAGGTCCTTTGGTGTGGCTGAGATCACTCAGTCTGTGATCCTCCTGCAGAACACAGGGAATTCATCCCTGTACCGCAGGGGGCCTCTGGGTCTGGGTCCCAAGTCTGTGATCCCAGGATCACAGTGAGGTCTCCTGGAGGATGAAGGTGGGGCTGATCCCCGGCTGGGCGGGGCCTTCCTCAGTCACGGCCATGGCCACCTGGTCTCTGCTGCCCCTCAGCATCCCATTGCTCATCTTCTCTGGAAACATACCGGCTTCTAAGGAGAGGTCCTGGGAATGCGGGCAAAGGGAGCAGCTGGGTGAACGTGAGACGAAGCGGAGGTGAAGGAACCTCCCTTTCCTCTTGCAGGAAGGGTGACCCTGCTGTGATCCCGGCTAGAAAGGGGACCAGTGAGGGGcagtggggagaaggggaggagcagGCCTGGGGTGAGCacgagggtgggaggagggagaggacaggCCAGCAGCTGTGGCCTCTCGGGGCCAAGACCCTTCTGCCCACCAAGCCCCCGCTTCCCTGTGGGAAGGAGCTGGCAGCTGCTGCCGGATGGTCCAGGCTCAGGCAGATCATCAGaggatgggggctgggggagaaagAAAAGGTGGGGGACAGAAACCAGAAGGCCCCACAGTAGtctgagagggaggggaggggtgatCTGACAACAGAGGAGCTACCTGGCTGCGGGCTCTGCAGGGAAGTCGCTTCTGACAGGacaggggcaggagggagaggagttTCGGCAACACTGGGTAAATGGTCCGAGGGTCCACAGTCCGGCCCCGCATGCCCCCTGAAGACAAAGTGCTCCTGAGGCTCCTAGTGTATAACCAGGGCACTTCCCAGCGCCATCCACTCTCACTGCtctgagcccccagcccctgcccacctcctaGAGCTCCACCAAGGAGCCTGACTATTCCAGACATCCAGGAGCCCCTGAGCTCAGACCCCAGGCCCCTGAGTGCCCTCCCTCAGGCAGTCCTCATTTCTTTGCGCCCCCATCCCACGCCCTCTCACCACTGAGCAGACTGACAGCCAGGCCCACCACAATCACAGTGGTGGAGTTGTGAGCGCTGTACCATAAATACGACAGGGAATAGAGCCGCTGTAGCCCCGTGGGCCTGGGAAGAGCAGGAGGTGAGAACAATTAATTAGCAACTCATTGAAGGAGCAACTGACCCTCAGGCACCtggctccccatccccacccctgacAGGTCCCAGAGTCCAGGGAGCCAACATCCAACATTCCCTACCCCTCAGGCTTCTAGTGGCCCATCCCTTAGCAAGGGCCCTGGAAAACCCCTCAAGAATGAGCTGCTTTCCCCAAGGAGAAAGAGAGTGAGCTCTGACTCACTTGGAGGCGGCAGTCGAGGGCATGAGTGTGGCCATGGTGACAGCAGTCAGATTGCTGGACAGGGAGAAGCTGGACCCGTTAGGGGGAGAGGGTGCTCTGCCAGAGCCCATGCTGGTCACGATGCTCCCAATGCCAATCCAGAAGGCCATAATCAGTCCAGCCAACAGGCCCACGACGGCACCCTGCCCAGGGACACGACACTCTCTTGTCACAAGGCCAGCCCCACCGAAGCTTTACACCAGTTCCCAGCACTCCTGGTGAGAGCCCTGCCAAGCCATTCCCCAGGTCCACCCCCACACATGACCCTGGAGGCATGTGGGTCACTCACAGGAGGATTTGCACAAGGAAAGAACATCCCAAGGCAGAAGAGTCCAAGCAGCGGCCCCCCAACCATACCAAAGATGCTGATGGCTGCCTGCAGAGGACAGGGTGAGAAAACGAAAAGAACACACAGCTCAGAGACCCCAGCCTCAGCAATGTCCCAGAGCCACCACCACTGCCTCAGAGCCCCACCAGTCAGGTCTGTCAGTCTCTTCTCCCTGGAACCACTAGAAGCAGGATCCTAGAGGGCAGAAATGGTTATGGGAATATGCCTGGGGTTCTCCAGAGGCTGACCTTTAGACTTCTCTGAGCCAACAACAACCCTGGGGCTTTTGGCTACCAGAGAGTCTATTCAGACCTACAGGCATAGCCGGTCAAAGGGGAACTTCTGAAACCTGCCCTCTGTGTCAATTCCTTTCACAATAGCGGTCTTCTTCCCTTTCGGATTTCAATCTGCTCCTTTTCTCCAACAATTCCGTTCTCTCCAGAGTTATTACCTGCAGCACAGGTCCCATCTGCGAGGAAATATAGGCCATTCCCAGACAAAGTAGCCCATAACCAAAGGCTGAGAAAAAAGAAGGGGAGAAATAAGCAGATGTGAGTTAACACAATAAGCAGGGAAAGCAGAGCAAAGCTCCTTCCCTGGTCAAACTACtacctctctgtccctgggaaggGAGCATATTACCTCAGGACCCAGCTCCAGGTCCCTCCCACCCTGTCCTCACTTCTAGATGACCAAGACTGCTCCCCAGGAAGTTCCCTGGCACATAAGCAAGGTCAGTGCTTCACTGGGCAAGTGCACTTCAAAGCAGACAGCCGACAGTGCTTAGGGGGTACCTTAGAAAGTACATGGCTGAAAAGATAAGGAAGTATAATCCCACCGATGATTCTGGAAAGCATGGTGGCCTGGACTTCCGAGAAATGAGGAAACCAGGGTCGAATCAAGTCTTCCATTGTAACAGTTGCCAGTGAATTAAAAGCAGAGGATATGGTGCtgacagaaggaagaaagagtcAGGTCCAGAGGCACAAACCTAACAAGGGACCCTGTTGAGGGACGAATGCCCTGCAGGCAGGAGAGGACGTGTGTAACCCAAACACTACTCTGACAGCTGGAACCGAGGAAGAGGCCTGGGAGGCAGGGACATCTGGCCTCTTCTGAGTGGGGTTCAGGTTTGGTTCAAGTAAATCAATTCCTGGTATAGAAGACTCCTTCACCAAACAGGGGTCCTGCCTAGGAGAGGACATGCCTACCCATACAGAGGAGCTGTCCCTTGTTCACAATCGGGTACAACAAGAGGCTCAGAGGGACCTCCCATCCACCCATCACCTTGTACTCAGAGGGGCCAGCTGTGTCAAGCCTGAGGGGAAAGGTCAAAGTACCTGAGGGAGCCACTGAAGAGGCAAGCGACGAAGAGCCCAGGCAGCCCTGGCAGGCCTCTCAGGAGATCCATCACAAAGTACAAGACGAACTGCAGGTGGGGCAGAAGAGTACAGCTCTCCCCAGAGAAGCCCTTCCCAGGGGAGCGCTGCCCTTCCCCTCCACATGCCACCCGCATGCACCGACCGGTCTGTGGGGACTGGGTGCCTTAGGAAGGGGGCCAGGCACTGAAGGCGACCCCTAGTAAGTGGAGAGAAAGCGGGCTCTGCAGAAAGAAGGGCGCAGCAGCCCGTGCCCTAGCTCTCCCCCGGCCAGTGGTGTGACTTGAGCATGCTGCCCACCCCAATGGGTCACCTTTTCTCCTCTACCAGGTGAGGCTGTGAGGAGGGACAGAAGAGATCAGCTGTGTGACAGCTCCCCACAGGGCAGGTGGTGCGGAGGAGTGAGCCAGTAAAGGGAGGTCCCCGCTCCCGTGGGCCGGGCCCTATGATCAGCTGCAGAATCCCAGAGGACTTCACATGCGGTGCCCACCCCAGGTGGGGGTCCTCTCTGCAGCCACCAGACACTCCCTTTGGGGGGTCCAGGCAGGGAGCAGGGAAGCCATCTCACCTGGTCAGGGGCTGCCTGACTCTGCTGGGTGCTCATAGGATACTCCTGGTAGTAGGTAAACATGACCAGGCCAATGAGGCAGCCCATGCCGAGCGCCACCTGCTGGCAGGGGAAGACGGCGtagcaggagctgcaagagaggcCAGTGCCAAGCAGGCAGAGGGTGTTAGCAGGCATGTCCCCACGCCCCAGAAGGCAGGCCCACGTCCTGCCCAGTGGGTGTGGGTGTGCCCTGGCATCCTGCCCCACCGCAACTGCCCCCGCAGAACCGGGGCCTGCTCTCTCCCCCATCCCGAGCGCCCCCTCTTCCCGGTCCTGCCCTCACAGCACTGCAGCCTTCTCCGTGCGGGAACTGAGGTAGCGCTGCACCTGCGCCTGGTTCACTCCATACAAGGAGAGCATCATGAAGACACCCCCGAAGGCCAGCGTCCAGAACGTGTGCCGCACAAACGGGTCCGGATCCAGCCTGCCATAGACACCAACGTGCCACTGTGGCCCCAGACTcagccttccctgccctcctccgaCAGGGGGCGGGGCAGAGAGATGGCTGCCGGGGCCAAGGTGGACtcaggctgggtggggagggagtggtTCCATTCTGCCAACCCACAGCCTCATCCCAGGTACTAGAAACATCCTGACACCTGACCACCCAGGGCAACACTGAGCTTGTCCTCCACCCCTGCAGGCCCAGCCTCCCATTGGCCTCAAGGCTGCACCTCAAACCCCACAGCTTCCCCTCTGCTTACTACCGCCCTAGGTGCAGGCTCTAAGAGGGGCTCAGCTCCCAGGCATGACAGATCCCAGCCAGGGAAGGGGTTTACTTACTCAATTCCAGAGATAAGGCCACGCTGGGAAGCCACTTCCCACACGTGCCCCAAACCGCCCACCTTGGCCGACCCCACAATGATAACCGCCAGCTGCCCTAGGAACATGACCAGTGTCTGGAAGACATCTGTCCAGATGACTGCCTTCAGTCCACCCTGCAGGGAGAAGACAGCACCCCTGCCACAGATGTCCACAGAGCCACACCACCAGCGAGGGCAGCAGCCAGCCGCCAGCGGTGGACAGCTGTTGACATCCTTCCCATCCCATTCCCTACCATCACATCCCATCCCCCAACATAATCCCATCCCTTTTCACAACACCCTAAAAAGTCATGCCCCTCACCAGTATTCTTATCTACTACCCACCTACTTATCTTGTCCCACCCTTTCCTctttccccccacctccctcctctccaCTTTTCCCTAAGACTGCTTACCAGAGCAGTGTAGATGGTACAGACAATGCCTAGGGTCAGCACTGACAGCCAGAGATCAAAGCCAGTCACTGTAAACAGATAAAAGTCACATTCCTATCTCCAGAGGAGGGTTTCCCAGGGATAAACCAGGGAAAAACCAGGGAAATGAGGTAAGATAAGAACCATTTGATcattaaagatgaaataaatcatttaccacaatgaaaaaaaaaaaaagtttgcaaagCTCCACCAAAAGGTGTTGATTAACCAATTCAGATGGGGCCTGGTAATGTTTGATTAGCTTTCCACCTCTAGTGAAGACCAGCCAAGGGCCCAGATAGTGGAATAATTCGCCGGTCAAGGTTAGGTTCTTTTCTGCATTCTCTCCTCCACCTGCCCCTCCCAAAGGTTTTCCCTAGCCTGCAGTGGCTGGGCGCCAGGGACTGTGACTCCTCACCTGCATTGAGCGCCAAGGATGGAGCATAGAGGACGACCCCCATATAGATCACCTGTCGGGTGTGGAAAGAGAATATGAGGGGAGGAGCCGATGAGGGGgggcagagagagaagacaaGACAGCCTTCAGCTCCAATATCCCAGAGGCCTCCCTTCACCtaggctccccctccccctcctcccaaagTTTGGTTTGCTACCACCATGGTTATATGTGCCAGAACTGGAAGGGACAAGATGCCTCTGGGGGTGAGTAGGAATTTCAGTCTTGCTAGTCTGAGAGCAGGGAAGGCTCCAGGGAGCCCGAATCCATGTCCCCCTACCCTGCACCAGGCTCAACTTCTATCCTCATTCCACTTACCATCTGAAAGATGAAGGTCACAGTTCCACAAACACGCACAGCTTTATTGAACCGGAGCTCCAGGTACTAGGTAggagtagattaaaaaaaaaaaacaaaaaacgcatttctccccaccccatccccaacaAATCACACACAACTTCCTTCAGGAAGTCCAGGAACAGAGGAAATAGCCAGCTCATATCCACTCTGGGCCCCCATCAGCACAGCAGTCTTCTCCCCGAACTCCTACCCTGCCCAACCTCACCGCAGTGAACTAACTTCTAGACACACGATGTATTTATTCCCTGCCCCTCTCATCAGGCAGACAGAGTTGAGGAGCCCAGATCCCTGTGTGCCTGGTTCCTTCTCTCTACCCCTGCCCCTGAGGGTCCTCTGTGCTCCTCCCTACCTACCTCATAGGCACTGGTGATATGCAGGCGGTAGAAGATGGGGATGAAGACATGTGCTGGGATCAGCAATCCTAGGAAATAGCAGCAGCCCAGGAACCAATACTGGGTCCCGAATCGGTAGATCTCGGACGGCACACCCAGGATGGCCACAGCTGACTGGAAGGTGGCCAGCAAGGACAGCGCCACAGGAAGGCAGCCCATTTTGCGGTCTGCCAACAGCAACTGGCCGATGCTATGTCGGCCCCAGCCACGATAGGCATGGTAGAGCCCGATGGCAAGGGAGAGAACCAGCAGCAGGACAAAGACcacatagtccaccaggctgaaGGTGGACGTGACTATGTTGGTGTctgaggctggagggaggggtgtGGCGGGGCTCACCCCCACACTCATATTCTCTCTGAGTCTGTGACCTGCGGCCACTTGCTCTTCCTGGACTCTGGGCTGCCACTCAGCCGGGCAGTGACAGGCAAGTGGCTACGACCTGACTTCCAGCCACCGTCTCACAGTTCTCCTCCACCACCAAGTGACGTTGTCCGGGGTGAGCTACAAAGAAACTGGCTCTCAGGCAGGCCTCCCCTGCcttcatggcaacccacccttGGGCTTGTGCATTCCACACCCATCACATTTGCCCAGCCAGGCCCCAGGGCAACCAGAAAGGTCTGGAGGCACTGATATATGTATTTAGTAGGgcagagtggggaggagagggaggaagcagcAGATTGAGATAGCCAGGAGGTAACTATTTGGCCAAGACCTTTCTGGGTATACACAACTGTGAAACTTTCTAGCCCACCCTCTAGTTTCTTCCCAGAattccctgccccaccctcccctgcctGAAGGCACAGACCCAGTCACTACAATGTACTAAGCCAGCAGAATCCAGCCTGGCACCTCCACCCA
This region of Ovis canadensis isolate MfBH-ARS-UI-01 breed Bighorn chromosome 3, ARS-UI_OviCan_v2, whole genome shotgun sequence genomic DNA includes:
- the SLC5A6 gene encoding sodium-dependent multivitamin transporter isoform X1 — encoded protein: MSVGVSPATPLPPASDTNIVTSTFSLVDYVVFVLLLVLSLAIGLYHAYRGWGRHSIGQLLLADRKMGCLPVALSLLATFQSAVAILGVPSEIYRFGTQYWFLGCCYFLGLLIPAHVFIPIFYRLHITSAYEYLELRFNKAVRVCGTVTFIFQMVIYMGVVLYAPSLALNAVTGFDLWLSVLTLGIVCTIYTALGGLKAVIWTDVFQTLVMFLGQLAVIIVGSAKVGGLGHVWEVASQRGLISGIELDPDPFVRHTFWTLAFGGVFMMLSLYGVNQAQVQRYLSSRTEKAAVLSCYAVFPCQQVALGMGCLIGLVMFTYYQEYPMSTQQSQAAPDQFVLYFVMDLLRGLPGLPGLFVACLFSGSLSTISSAFNSLATVTMEDLIRPWFPHFSEVQATMLSRIIAFGYGLLCLGMAYISSQMGPVLQAAISIFGMVGGPLLGLFCLGMFFPCANPPGAVVGLLAGLIMAFWIGIGSIVTSMGSGRAPSPPNGSSFSLSSNLTAVTMATLMPSTAASKPTGLQRLYSLSYLWYSAHNSTTVIVVGLAVSLLSGGMRGRTVDPRTIYPVLPKLLSLLPLSCQKRLPCRARSQDLSLEAGMFPEKMSNGMLRGSRDQVAMAVTEEGPAQPGISPTFILQETSL
- the SLC5A6 gene encoding sodium-dependent multivitamin transporter isoform X2; translation: MSVGVSPATPLPPASDTNIVTSTFSLVDYVVFVLLLVLSLAIGLYHAYRGWGRHSIGQLLLADRKMGCLPVALSLLATFQSAVAILGVPSEIYRFGTQYWFLGCCYFLGLLIPAHVFIPIFYRLHITSAYEYLELRFNKAVRVCGTVTFIFQMVIYMGVVLYAPSLALNAVTGFDLWLSVLTLGIVCTIYTALGGLKAVIWTDVFQTLVMFLGQLAVIIVGSAKVGGLGHVWEVASQRGLISGIELDPDPFVRHTFWTLAFGGVFMMLSLYGVNQAQVQRYLSSRTEKAAVLSCYAVFPCQQVALGMGCLIGLVMFTYYQEYPMSTQQSQAAPDQFVLYFVMDLLRGLPGLPGLFVACLFSGSLSTISSAFNSLATVTMEDLIRPWFPHFSEVQATMLSRIIAFGYGLLCLGMAYISSQMGPVLQAAISIFGMVGGPLLGLFCLGMFFPCANPPGAVVGLLAGLIMAFWIGIGSIVTSMGSGRAPSPPNGSSFSLSSNLTAVTMATLMPSTAASKPTGLQRLYSLSYLWYSAHNSTTVIVVGLAVSLLSGGMRGRTVDPRTIYPVLPKLLSLLPLSCQKRLPCRARSQRTGCRLTLDNRKITV